GCCGAGCCCATCACTGTGGCTCGCGAAGAGGACGGCACCATCGCCGTCGCTCGACCGAACGACGAGAACAAGAACCGCGCTCTGCACGGTCTGTCTCGGACGCTGATCGCCAACATGGTGGCCGGTGTCACCCAGGGCTACTCCAAGACCCTGGAGATCGTCGGTGTCGGTTACCGCGTCGCGGCCAAGGGCCCGACGCAGCTGGAGTTCGCTCTGGGCTTCAGCCACCCGGTGATCGTCGATGCCCCCGAGGGCATCACCTTCCGCGTCGAGAAGCCGACCCTGTTCCACGTGGACGGCATCGACAAGCAGAAGGTGGGCGAGGTCGCCGCCAACATCCGCAAGCTGCGCAAGCCTGACCCCTACAAGGGCAAGGGCGTGCGTTACCAGGGCGAAGTAATCCGCCGCAAGGTCGGAAAGGCTGGTAAGTAGGCATGGCTCCCAAGACTGCGTACAGCAAGCACACGGCTGCTCGCACCGTCTCGCGGGCCCGCCGTCACGGCCGCGTCCGCAAGAAGGTTGTCGGTACGGCCGCGCGTCCGCGCCTGGTCGTCAACCGCTCGACCCGTCACCTGTTCGTGCAGATCGTGGACGACACCGTCGGCCACACGCTGGTCAGCGCCTCCACCATGGACGCCAGCCTGCGCACTGCCGAGGGCGACAAGACCGATAAGGCCAAGAAGGTCGGCGAGCTCCTCGCTCAGCGGGCCAAGGAAGCCGGGATCACCGCCGTCGTCTTCGACCGTGGCGGTAACCGCTACGCGGGTCGCATCGCGGCTCTCGCGGACAGCGCTCGCGAAGGCGGGCTCGAGTTCTAATGGCTACTGAGAAGAGGAACCACTGATGGCTGCAGCTCCGCGTCGCGGTGGCGGCACCGGTGGCGAGCGGCGTGACCGTCGTGACGATCGCCGCGGTGGCGCCGCTGACAAGGGCGTCTCGTACATCGAGCGCGTAGTGAAGATCAACCGAGTGGCCAAGGTCGTGAAGGGTGGTCGTCGCTTCAGCTTCACCGCCCTGGTTGTCGTCGGTGACGGCAACGGCCTGGTCGGCGTCGGCTATGGCAAGGCCAAGGAAGTCCCCGCGGCCATCGCCAAGGGTGTCGAGGAGGCGAAGAAGCACTTCTTCCGCGTCCCCCGCATCCAGGGCACCATCCCGCACACCGTGCAGGGTGAGGAGGCGGCCGGCGTCGTCTTCCTTCGTCCGGCCTCCGCTGGTACCGGTGTCATCGCCGGTGGTCCGGTGCGCGCCGTTCTGGAGTGCGCCGGTATCCACGACGTCCTGTCCAAGTCGCTCGGCTCGGACAACCCCATCAACATCGTGCACGCCACCGTGGCGGCGCTGAAGGGCCTCTCCACGCCCGAGGCGATCGCGGCGCGTCGTGGCCTGGCGATCGAGGACGTCGCTCCCGCGAGGATGCTCAAGGCTCGCGCCGAGGGCCTCGCCGAGGCTGCTGCGGCGGCTAAGGCGGTGAGCTAGTCATGGCACGCCTGAAGATCACTCAGGTTCGCTCGAAGATCGGTGGCAAGCAGAACCAGCGTGACTCGCTGCGTTCGCTTGGCCTGAAGCGAATCGGCGATGTCGTCGTCAAGGAGGACCGTCCCGAGATCCGTGGGATGGTCGCCGTGGTGACGCACCTCGTCGAGGTGGAAGAGGTCGACTAGTCATGACTGACAAGGCTCCGCTGAAGATCCACGACCTGCGTCCCGCCAAGGGCGCCAACAAGGCCAAGGTCCGCAAGGGTCGTGGCGAGGCGTCCAAGGGCAAGACGGCCGGT
This window of the Nonomuraea africana genome carries:
- the rplF gene encoding 50S ribosomal protein L6, producing the protein MSRIGRLPIPVPSGVDITIDGQDVQVKGPKGTLSHKVAEPITVAREEDGTIAVARPNDENKNRALHGLSRTLIANMVAGVTQGYSKTLEIVGVGYRVAAKGPTQLEFALGFSHPVIVDAPEGITFRVEKPTLFHVDGIDKQKVGEVAANIRKLRKPDPYKGKGVRYQGEVIRRKVGKAGK
- the rplR gene encoding 50S ribosomal protein L18, with the translated sequence MAPKTAYSKHTAARTVSRARRHGRVRKKVVGTAARPRLVVNRSTRHLFVQIVDDTVGHTLVSASTMDASLRTAEGDKTDKAKKVGELLAQRAKEAGITAVVFDRGGNRYAGRIAALADSAREGGLEF
- the rpsE gene encoding 30S ribosomal protein S5, whose product is MAAAPRRGGGTGGERRDRRDDRRGGAADKGVSYIERVVKINRVAKVVKGGRRFSFTALVVVGDGNGLVGVGYGKAKEVPAAIAKGVEEAKKHFFRVPRIQGTIPHTVQGEEAAGVVFLRPASAGTGVIAGGPVRAVLECAGIHDVLSKSLGSDNPINIVHATVAALKGLSTPEAIAARRGLAIEDVAPARMLKARAEGLAEAAAAAKAVS
- the rpmD gene encoding 50S ribosomal protein L30, which gives rise to MARLKITQVRSKIGGKQNQRDSLRSLGLKRIGDVVVKEDRPEIRGMVAVVTHLVEVEEVD